From one Solanum lycopersicum chromosome 12, SLM_r2.1 genomic stretch:
- the LOC101247103 gene encoding MYB-like transcription factor ETC1 — MADSDSSSTSNYAFIDSPPFEAKKEESLKLEFSQDEEILITKMFNLVGERWSLIAGRIPGRTADEIEKYWNSRNSNSQ, encoded by the exons ATGGCTGATTCCGATAGTTCAAGCACATCAAATTATGCCTTCATAGACTCCCCTC CATTTGAGGCCAAAAAGGAAGAGAGCTTGAAGCTTGAATTTTCCCAAGATGAGGAAATCCTTATTACTAAAATGTTCAACTTGGTTGGTGAGAG GTGGTCATTAATTGCTGGAAGAATTCCAGGGAGAACTGCAGATGAAATTGAGAAGTACTGGAACTCAAGAAATTCCAACAgccaataa
- the LOC101247402 gene encoding vascular-related unknown protein 1-like: MNQSENNLSSTNEDEQQEESGWTTYLEDFSLMNNQRDYDDDNDDFSPNSYSLLSDAASNIAPWNNNNYCNINYNKLVMNDEYSPKKLNLKKLPRNKKINDPDLEDTASSPVNSPKVSKMEINYRRTKNSTGNFMGNEGSSKQFQEVHKVERGYTDLKKKGLCLVPLSMLVNYHG, encoded by the exons atgaaccaaagtgaaaataatttatcatcaaCAAATGAAGAtgaacaacaagaagaaagtgGATGGACAACTTATTTGGAGGATTTTTCATTAATGAATAATCAAAGggattatgatgatgataatgatgattttAGCCCTAATAGTTATTCTTTATTATCTGATGCTGCTTCTAATATTGCTCCATggaataacaataattattgtAATATAAATTACAACAAATTAGTTATGAATGATGAATACTCTCCAAAGAAGTTGAATTTGAAGAAATTACCAAGAAACAAGAAAATCAATGATCCTGATTTGGAAGACACTGCTAGCTCACCTGTCAATAGTCCTAAG GTAAGCAAGATGGAGATCAATTACAGAAGAACAAAAAATAGCACTGGAAATTTTATG GGGAATGAAGGTAGCTCAAAACAATTTCAAGAAGTGCACAAAGTGGAAAGAGGCTATACagatttgaagaagaaaggaCTTTGTCTTGTGCCTTTATCTATGTTAGTCAACTACCATGGTTGA